The following is a genomic window from Bacteroidia bacterium.
CCATTCTGGATGGCACGCTGGTGTCGCTGATTTTTATGATTTGTGCGGAATCAATCTGCGAATATCTGCTCAATCTGTGTTATCTGCGTTCAATTCTGGATGGCACGCTGGTGTCGCTGATTTTTATGATTTGCTCGGAATCAATCTGCGAATATCTGCTCAATCTGCGTTATCTGTGTTCCATTCTGGATGGCACGAAGATGACACTGATTTTTATGATTTGTTACTCATATTTTACTTTTTTTTTCGTCTGGTAAAAAACAATACTAATGAAAAAACTCATCACACTTTCTCTGGCTGTAATCGGCCTTATGCTGACTTCCTCTGCCCAAATCTTCAATAGTGGATTTGAAAGCTGGAAAACGGATACGATATACGAGTTACCAGAAACCTTTCTGACAGGAACCTACGGGCTGGGTTATATTTTTGCAGGGCAGTCCAATGTCACGAAAGTGAATGGCTGTAACGGATTGGGCATACGCCTCGAATCCTTTGAAAATGGTACAGACACGCTCCCCGGATTTATCTATACAGGAAAACCGGGATTTGAAATTGACGGCGGGGGAATCCCCTACATCGGCATGCCCGACTCGTTTACGCTCTGTATGCGCTACGACATTGCCGCCGGAGATACGGGACTGATTGCCTTATTTTTCCAGGCGGGCGGCACATTTACCTATATCGCGTTGTTTCCTATCACGGGTTCTTCCGGGCAAAACTGGACCAATGTGGCTTTTGACATAGATTCTTTTTTTACCCAACCCGATACTTTATCTATCATTATTACTTCCGGCGGATTTGACAACCCGCTTCCCGGAAGTTGGTTAGAAATAGACAACCTGGTGTTCACAGGTACTTCCGAACAAATTCCCGGCGGTGATTTTGAAAACTGGACAGTCGTTTCAGATGATGATCCCGAAGGGTGGCGAAGTATTGACCCAACCGTTGTAGCCGTCAATGGATTACCAACAGTCACGCGGGTAGAAGAGGCATTTGAAGGCAGCGCGGCAGTAAGAATAGAAACCCAGATCCTGCCTTTTGAAGATACATTGGCGCTGATTACCAACGGACTTATCGACGACAATGGCATCCACGGAGGGAAACCGTATACTGGTCCTTCAAAGCCTGGAAATTTGGGTGGATTTTATAAGTACTTACCGGTGGGAAATGATACGGCATTTGCCTATGTAGTCTTCACGGTTTTCAATGGATTTACAGGGCAAACCGAAGTATTGGGCACATTTCAAAAGAAGCTGGTCCCATCGGCAGAATGGGACTACTTCGAAGTACCGGTTGATCTTAGCGCATCTATCCTGAATCCGGATACGGTTTTGATTGTTTTTGCCGCCAGTGATCCCGATCATATCGCCTCAAATGCTACCGTGGGCATCGGCAGTGTATTATTCCTTGATGCCCTGGCTTTTGATCTCACAGATGGAATAGACAATTGGGCAGATACGCACCAGCTAAACATTTTCCCCAACCCGGCTACGGATATATTGTTTACAGAATGGGAAACAGATACCTACACCGCGAACATGACGCTCACGCTGTTTTCCCCCCAGGGACAGGTCGTCTATCAGGAAAAAAATATGGCAGGCAGCCCCGGAAAAAACACGCATTCTCTGGATGTAAACAATTTTCCCTCAGGCGTTTATATTCTGCAACTTTCTGATAATGATCAGACCTTTTTAGTAAGGGAAAAAGTGGTCATCAGAAAATAGCCTGTCGTTCACCCACTTTCCCCAACCGTCCGGAGAATCCCCCCTATGGCTCATTGCAGGTTGAGGAGAGTGGGTGTCACTATTATCTTGTAGCAAAATTAACCATCACAGTTATGCGGCTACTCCTCCCCTATCCATTGATGTTATTGTTCCTTTATCTGTATTTCCCTTCAGTCCTTGCTCAAACAGATATTATCCTTTCATCCACAGATTTTGCATTCACCCATCAGGATCAGCATATTCCATCAGCCTATACTTCGCCGGAGCTTAATTTTCGCAATGCAAACAAGGGCATTGGCCCCAAAATCATTCGTGGTAATTTCCTATGTGCCTCCTATAACCTGTCGATTGGCGCAGGTTTGTTTCTTCTCCCTTCAGACATAACCAATTGGGAGAGATCTGCATTTCTGCCAGCCGTTGGCCCCAACCTCCGGAGAGCGTGGACCCGTCAGCCAGTATGGGATAACGATGGGTTCATTATCAACTATATAGGCCACAGCTATCAGGGAGCCTGGTATTACAACAGCATCCGCAGCCAGGGAGCAAAAGTATGGGAGGCTTCCCTATTTTGTCTCGGTCAGTCATTGCTTTGGGAATATGGCTATGAAGCCGTAAAAGAACAACCCAGCAGACAGGATCTATTTACGACGCCCTTGGGGGGAATATTTTTCGGAGAACTTACCCACCGGATTACGCGACGCATGCGTCGCAGAGGGTTTAATTTTGGCGAGAAGGTATTCATTACTGCCTTTAATCCCTCCTATGTACTCAACAACGGATACCGATAGACGATCAATCGATTTTTTGTCCTATAAACTTACAGCTTATGCGATCAGTTTCATTGTTGTTACTATTCGTGCTCGTGTTTTTACAATCAGGCATTGGGCAGTCAGTGCAAACTATCAGCTTCTACTTTGACAACGACCTTCTTTATTTTCCATTAAATGAAGACAGAGACTATACCTTCGGTATGGGGATTGCCTTCGGCGGCGGCCAAGGAAGCGCAAATCCCGCCGGGTATTTACTCAATCTGGCCGACCGGGCCACAAAAATTTCCAATTGGCACAAGTCGGCTTACGCTTCAACGTTTAGCACGCGTTGGGA
Proteins encoded in this region:
- a CDS encoding T9SS type A sorting domain-containing protein, which produces MKKLITLSLAVIGLMLTSSAQIFNSGFESWKTDTIYELPETFLTGTYGLGYIFAGQSNVTKVNGCNGLGIRLESFENGTDTLPGFIYTGKPGFEIDGGGIPYIGMPDSFTLCMRYDIAAGDTGLIALFFQAGGTFTYIALFPITGSSGQNWTNVAFDIDSFFTQPDTLSIIITSGGFDNPLPGSWLEIDNLVFTGTSEQIPGGDFENWTVVSDDDPEGWRSIDPTVVAVNGLPTVTRVEEAFEGSAAVRIETQILPFEDTLALITNGLIDDNGIHGGKPYTGPSKPGNLGGFYKYLPVGNDTAFAYVVFTVFNGFTGQTEVLGTFQKKLVPSAEWDYFEVPVDLSASILNPDTVLIVFAASDPDHIASNATVGIGSVLFLDALAFDLTDGIDNWADTHQLNIFPNPATDILFTEWETDTYTANMTLTLFSPQGQVVYQEKNMAGSPGKNTHSLDVNNFPSGVYILQLSDNDQTFLVREKVVIRK
- a CDS encoding DUF3943 domain-containing protein is translated as MRLLLPYPLMLLFLYLYFPSVLAQTDIILSSTDFAFTHQDQHIPSAYTSPELNFRNANKGIGPKIIRGNFLCASYNLSIGAGLFLLPSDITNWERSAFLPAVGPNLRRAWTRQPVWDNDGFIINYIGHSYQGAWYYNSIRSQGAKVWEASLFCLGQSLLWEYGYEAVKEQPSRQDLFTTPLGGIFFGELTHRITRRMRRRGFNFGEKVFITAFNPSYVLNNGYR